A window of Streptomyces profundus genomic DNA:
TTCGTCACCTGGGGCACCAACCCGGGCCAGGGCGCGCCGCTCTCCGAGGCCGTGCCGGACCCGGCCTCCTACGACGACCCCAGCGCGCGTCTCGCCGCCGAGAAGGCCCTGGAGTACATGGGTCTCACCGCCGGCCAGCGGCTGCGGGAGATCGCCATCGACACCGTCTTCGTCGGCTCCTGCACCAACGGCCGGATCGAGGATCTGCGCTCGGCCGCCGAGGTGTTGCGCGGCCGTCAGCTCGCCGAAGGGCTGCGGATGCTCGTGGTGCCCGGCTCCGTTCGGGTCGCGCTCCAGGCGGTGGAGGAGGGGCTCGACAAGGTGTTCACGGCCGCCGGCGCCGAGTGGCGGCACGCCGGCTGTTCGATGTGCCTGGGCATGAACCCGGACCAACTCTCCCCCGGGGAGCGCTGCGCCTCCACCTCCAACCGCAACTTCGAGGGCCGGCAGGGCAAGGGTGGTCGTACGCACCTGGTCTCGCCGCAGGTCGCCGCAGCCACCGCGATCACCGGCCGTCTCGCGTCCCCAGCCGATCTGGCCGATGTCCCGACCCCCGTGGAGGTCTGACCCATGGAAGCTTTCACCACCCACACCGGCCGGGCCGTTCCGCTGCGGCGCGGCAACGTGGACACCGACCAGATCATCCCGGCGCACTGGCTGAAGAAGGTCACCAGGGACGGTTTCGAGGACGGTCTGTTCGAGTCCTGGCGCAGGGACCCGGAGTTCGTCCTCAACCAGCCGGCTTACCAGGGCGCCTCGGTGCTGGTGGCCGGGGCGGACTTCGGCACGGGCTCCTCCCGGGAGCACGCCGTCTGGGCCCTTCAGAACTTCGGCTTCAAGGCGGTCATCTCGCCACGCTTCGCCGATATCTTCCGTGGCAACTCCCTGAAGAACGGCCTGTTGACGGTCGTTCTCCCGCAGTCCACGGTGGACGCGCTCTGGGAGCTGGCGGAGCGGGAGCCGGCCAGCGAGGTGACGGTCGACCTGGTCGCGCGCAAGGTCACCGCGCCCGGGATCGAGGCCGATTTCGATCTTGACGAGAACGCTCGTTGGCGTTTGTTGGAGGGCCTGGACGACATCAGCCTCACCCTCAGGCACGAGCCGGACGTCGCCGCCTTCGAGGCCGCCCGCCCCGCCTACAAGCCCCGTACACAGGCCGTCTGACGTTTCGTCGACACCCGCGCCCCCGTCGGTTCGACCGGCGGGGGCGCAGCCGTGATCGCAAGCGCGACACGGGCGTTGGGGGGCTTAGGGGGCGATAACCGGCCCAAGGTGGCACAATCGGCCGCATGGAACGCGACGGTCAACTCGAACTCTACGATCGCGTCGCCGCTCGACTGAAGGACGCGCACCGGACGGTGCGGGAGCTGCAAGTGCCCGAGGACGTACGGCAGGCCCTGGCTCGGAAGCTGCTGGTCATCACCGCGGCGACCAAGCGGGATCTGCCGGGCGCGGCGCGCCGGCTGGAGCGACTGATGGCGGACGTCGACGAGGGTCGACTGCCCTCGGACGTCACCGGCGGCCGTGACGGAGCTTCGTGACGGGGCGAGTTCGTTGCGACACAAGGGTGATTCGCCCGTTTCGCGTTTGATTTGCGGAATATATCTGCCTAACGTGCGAAAAAGCTTGAACACATTCGTTCCAGCAATGCCTGCGAAGGGGAAGACGTGAACAAGGCGCAACTCGTAGAAGCGATTGCGGACAAGCTCGGTGGTCGTCAGCAGGCGGCCGATGCCGTCGATATCGTGCTCGACGCCATCATCCGCTCGGTGGTCTCGGGTGAGCGGGTTTCGGTCACCGGCTTCGGTTCGTTCGAGAAGGTCGACCGGCCGGCCCGCTATGCGCGCAACCCGCAGACCGGCGAGCGGGTTCGGGTCAAGAAGACCTCCGTGCCGCGCTTCCGCGCCGGTCAGGGGTTCAAGGACCTGGTCTCGGGGACGAAGAAGCTCCCCAAGAACGATGTCGCCGTGAAGAAGGCTCCC
This region includes:
- the leuD gene encoding 3-isopropylmalate dehydratase small subunit, which translates into the protein MEAFTTHTGRAVPLRRGNVDTDQIIPAHWLKKVTRDGFEDGLFESWRRDPEFVLNQPAYQGASVLVAGADFGTGSSREHAVWALQNFGFKAVISPRFADIFRGNSLKNGLLTVVLPQSTVDALWELAEREPASEVTVDLVARKVTAPGIEADFDLDENARWRLLEGLDDISLTLRHEPDVAAFEAARPAYKPRTQAV
- a CDS encoding HU family DNA-binding protein codes for the protein MNKAQLVEAIADKLGGRQQAADAVDIVLDAIIRSVVSGERVSVTGFGSFEKVDRPARYARNPQTGERVRVKKTSVPRFRAGQGFKDLVSGTKKLPKNDVAVKKAPKGSLSGGGTTTKKAATKKAAAKKSTAKRTATAKKTTSRSAAAKKSTAKKSTTKKATAKKAPAKKTTAKKAPAKRASSRATTAKKATSRRK